The following proteins are encoded in a genomic region of Neomicrococcus aestuarii:
- a CDS encoding glycosyltransferase family 1 protein, whose translation MARLVHSEVGLQSTLDVISVGYGMRGWGPITQLAKLAADIFSSDLTVVPGRQSLPRHFWVRSGMPRSISRERGKNALLIVGVPGQLYALLENPLWLGKYDHVAVWVIDSFWNERIPKVLRGTRRIDWIWVTDSNDVADWQKFFGSRVGVLPWGADTKAITSDYPLCSKNIDLLRIGRQPIAYEDDELTQADASKLGVLFAGRPSFGSNEDESNQNLHSALSESKSVLAFSNIYDTTTYTHPTKEYVTGRWMDSLAHGAAVAGVLPNTETARSLVPPIGRIPLDPRDRGNGLRSVREWVQDWQVETSIEIRKFAIENLDWRHRLSAVDRHFGLHSDRLANEVLELERISENLDIR comes from the coding sequence GTGGCTCGTCTTGTTCACTCGGAGGTCGGTTTGCAAAGTACCTTGGATGTAATTTCAGTGGGTTATGGAATGAGGGGTTGGGGACCGATCACCCAGTTGGCGAAATTGGCCGCAGACATTTTTTCTTCGGATCTGACCGTCGTGCCGGGTAGGCAATCCCTTCCTCGGCATTTTTGGGTGAGATCAGGTATGCCTAGGAGTATTTCGCGAGAACGTGGCAAGAACGCCCTTCTTATCGTCGGGGTACCCGGCCAGCTCTATGCGTTGCTGGAAAATCCACTTTGGTTGGGGAAATATGACCATGTTGCCGTGTGGGTAATTGACAGCTTTTGGAATGAGCGAATTCCAAAAGTACTCCGCGGTACTCGCCGAATCGATTGGATTTGGGTTACTGATTCTAACGACGTCGCTGACTGGCAGAAGTTTTTCGGGAGCAGAGTTGGGGTTCTTCCGTGGGGGGCAGATACGAAAGCAATCACTTCTGACTATCCGCTGTGTAGCAAGAACATCGACCTTCTTCGTATCGGGCGGCAGCCCATTGCATACGAGGATGATGAGCTTACACAGGCCGATGCTTCTAAACTGGGAGTTTTGTTTGCCGGCCGCCCCAGTTTTGGCTCGAACGAGGATGAATCGAACCAAAATCTTCACTCTGCGTTATCCGAATCAAAATCTGTGTTGGCTTTTTCGAATATCTACGACACGACAACGTATACGCATCCCACAAAAGAATACGTAACGGGTCGCTGGATGGACTCTCTGGCACACGGGGCGGCTGTTGCAGGAGTTCTCCCCAATACAGAAACTGCACGGTCTCTGGTTCCACCCATCGGCCGAATCCCGCTAGACCCTCGGGATCGTGGAAATGGGCTCCGTTCTGTCCGTGAATGGGTGCAGGATTGGCAGGTGGAAACTTCTATCGAAATTAGGAAGTTTGCGATTGAAAATCTAGATTGGCGGCACAGGCTTTCTGCAGTCGACAGACACTTCGGACTTCATTCGGACAGATTGGCGAACGAGGTCTTAGAACTAGAGCGCATTTCCGAGAATTTAGACATTCGTTAG
- a CDS encoding alpha-1,2-fucosyltransferase — translation MSIIRTVSNSLLSFLRRGENGVIWSAEGKRGGNYLYVWMRADKNLSNGKRTPFLYRENMEDWLIEFPALRDLTIARDKVAFWMPRFSEWPISYGEDFSDADLAAFLEKRLLASSVFSRRVAEARKIVDSGELIINVRRGDYYSPEFEGIYGMDIRSYIRDALPKFENYTSIRVISDDLNWCKDNLDVIPENIPKHFGGVVPGPFGDLATLAVARNLILPNSTFSYWGGFLSDHLSQRMNRVVVPQIHERYDDGDKIWPLPDRWVRVATERSSR, via the coding sequence TTGAGCATCATTCGCACCGTATCGAATTCGTTGCTTTCGTTTCTTCGCCGGGGAGAGAACGGCGTCATTTGGTCTGCCGAAGGGAAACGTGGTGGAAACTATCTCTATGTTTGGATGCGTGCAGACAAGAATCTAAGCAACGGTAAAAGAACACCATTTCTTTATCGCGAGAATATGGAAGATTGGCTCATAGAATTTCCAGCTTTGCGAGATCTTACAATCGCGCGCGATAAGGTCGCCTTCTGGATGCCGCGATTTAGTGAATGGCCCATCTCCTACGGGGAGGATTTCTCTGACGCCGATCTAGCAGCATTTCTTGAGAAACGTCTTCTAGCCTCCTCTGTATTCTCGAGACGAGTCGCCGAAGCAAGAAAAATTGTCGACTCCGGCGAGCTCATCATCAATGTTCGCCGAGGAGACTACTACTCTCCGGAATTTGAGGGTATCTACGGAATGGATATTCGCTCATACATCCGTGATGCGCTCCCCAAGTTCGAGAACTACACGAGTATCCGAGTGATTTCCGACGATTTGAACTGGTGCAAAGATAACCTTGACGTCATTCCAGAGAACATCCCCAAGCACTTTGGCGGCGTAGTCCCTGGTCCGTTCGGCGACTTAGCAACACTAGCGGTAGCTCGGAATCTGATACTTCCAAACTCTACTTTCTCTTATTGGGGAGGCTTCCTCAGCGATCACTTGAGCCAGAGAATGAATAGAGTGGTTGTACCCCAAATTCATGAACGCTATGACGACGGTGACAAAATCTGGCCATTACCTGACCGATGGGTGCGCGTAGCAACGGAGCGAAGCTCGCGATAG
- a CDS encoding glycosyltransferase family 2 protein, with product MGAPIEPKISVVIPCFNAQKTLELQLRALEDQEAAPAFEIVLVDNGSTDGTRDVIRSFKDSTYLPVRHIDALEFQGVSYARNVGILASQAEKIMFCDADDVVSKWWISQGYQCFDFAPVWNGAAILLTDKQFAGTLEDIRSAFGDSPAFEPPIAGKATAFPVLMGGNFGATKAALERVHGFDQSFMGAGEDNDLGFRFRRAGFEYPNAPSVRIGYRGKWDPRFIRRLAFRQAKAHALIATRYEAWTESNFPKFGNELIRVAGSAMLMVAGRKTKDWDGLASRVAALSGLGVGKLTFQIFGKMPPSQVGTGLVRASPERPES from the coding sequence ATGGGTGCCCCGATTGAGCCGAAAATTAGTGTCGTAATTCCATGCTTCAATGCTCAAAAAACACTTGAACTTCAACTGCGGGCGCTCGAAGATCAAGAGGCAGCGCCGGCATTCGAAATCGTCTTGGTTGACAATGGCTCTACAGACGGCACCAGAGACGTCATCCGCAGCTTTAAGGACTCTACGTATTTACCCGTTCGCCATATTGATGCTCTTGAGTTTCAAGGGGTCTCCTATGCCCGAAATGTCGGAATTCTCGCTAGTCAGGCGGAGAAAATCATGTTTTGTGATGCCGATGATGTCGTCTCGAAATGGTGGATTTCGCAGGGCTATCAATGTTTTGACTTCGCACCAGTCTGGAACGGTGCAGCAATTCTTCTCACTGACAAGCAGTTCGCAGGAACACTAGAGGATATACGCAGTGCGTTTGGCGACAGTCCCGCTTTCGAACCCCCAATCGCTGGGAAAGCAACCGCTTTTCCGGTACTGATGGGTGGAAATTTTGGAGCGACTAAAGCCGCTCTGGAACGTGTGCATGGATTTGACCAATCCTTCATGGGTGCGGGCGAAGACAATGACTTGGGTTTCCGTTTCCGACGAGCAGGATTTGAGTATCCCAACGCTCCATCAGTACGGATCGGGTATCGAGGCAAATGGGATCCACGATTTATCCGAAGATTGGCTTTTCGACAAGCAAAAGCTCATGCACTCATTGCCACGAGATATGAAGCATGGACGGAATCCAACTTTCCCAAATTTGGCAATGAACTTATTCGGGTAGCCGGCTCAGCGATGCTCATGGTGGCAGGAAGGAAGACCAAGGACTGGGATGGATTGGCCAGTCGGGTGGCCGCTTTGTCCGGCTTGGGCGTCGGTAAGCTTACTTTTCAGATTTTTGGCAAGATGCCACCGTCGCAAGTAGGCACGGGGCTAGTACGTGCGAGTCCAGAGAGGCCGGAGTCTTGA
- a CDS encoding DapH/DapD/GlmU-related protein, translating to MKKIIGAGITKRVGWSLATSSLIPNAKRTKFLGAVGFRKFKNGFIGANVEIVSPDEVRFGDGFYLNRGVFIDYGEVVLGKNVYIGQRTMIVTVSHEIGDPTRRAGSGVVKPVRIGDGTWIGAGVIVLPGVTIGKGCVIGAGSVVTKDCAPNGLYVGSPAKLVRELPEGADRGEEEVSS from the coding sequence TTGAAAAAGATCATTGGTGCTGGTATCACCAAAAGAGTTGGCTGGAGTCTCGCGACATCCTCGCTTATTCCCAACGCCAAGAGAACAAAATTTCTCGGTGCGGTTGGATTCAGGAAATTCAAGAACGGTTTCATCGGGGCAAACGTCGAAATCGTATCTCCCGATGAGGTGAGGTTCGGTGATGGTTTCTACCTGAATCGTGGAGTCTTTATTGACTATGGTGAAGTCGTCCTTGGCAAGAACGTATATATCGGACAGCGGACCATGATTGTCACCGTTTCTCACGAGATCGGAGACCCAACGCGTCGCGCGGGCTCTGGGGTCGTAAAGCCTGTTCGTATTGGGGACGGCACTTGGATCGGCGCCGGCGTAATTGTTCTGCCCGGAGTCACGATCGGGAAAGGTTGTGTCATTGGGGCAGGGTCCGTGGTCACTAAGGACTGTGCGCCGAACGGACTATACGTGGGATCGCCAGCAAAACTTGTGAGGGAACTCCCGGAAGGCGCTGATCGTGGTGAAGAAGAGGTTTCCTCATGA
- a CDS encoding glycosyltransferase family 2 protein, with the protein MKVSVIIPARNVAEVLPEQLEALAGQKNAPEFDVVVSDNGSTDGTRNCADYREWPFNLRFMDSSQRPGASHARNVGAATTNADILLFCDADDIVDENWVHELSNAVESTEGALVTGALRHDRFNTSVLRAAYDIPGEPRTTDELPDVEWNPQPFANYLPTVAGNNFAIHRKTYLSVGGMNPDFPGGSEETDFSWRVQRSGIKVVSAPKALVQYRLRQDKRGIFRQQRIQQYARVFLWTQYKDTSMSGPSIKYSITEIFKSLPRAINPSPAASAERLRAVRILGGNIGAVQGMAKYRILEPLKNKIRPRN; encoded by the coding sequence ATGAAAGTTAGTGTAATTATCCCGGCCAGAAACGTTGCCGAGGTGCTCCCGGAACAGCTCGAGGCTCTTGCTGGGCAGAAGAACGCGCCCGAATTTGACGTCGTAGTCAGCGATAACGGAAGTACGGACGGCACTCGAAATTGCGCTGATTACAGGGAATGGCCGTTCAATCTTCGGTTCATGGACTCTTCGCAACGGCCAGGAGCTTCCCATGCTCGTAACGTTGGAGCGGCCACTACGAATGCGGATATTCTCCTGTTCTGCGACGCTGACGATATTGTCGATGAGAACTGGGTTCATGAACTAAGTAATGCCGTGGAGTCCACAGAGGGCGCTCTTGTGACAGGGGCACTGCGGCATGACCGCTTCAACACTTCGGTACTTCGAGCAGCATACGATATTCCGGGAGAACCGCGCACAACTGACGAACTGCCTGACGTTGAGTGGAATCCCCAGCCGTTCGCAAATTATCTACCCACTGTAGCTGGGAACAATTTTGCAATCCATCGAAAGACGTATCTCAGCGTAGGGGGAATGAACCCGGATTTTCCTGGCGGGTCAGAAGAAACGGACTTCTCATGGCGCGTACAGCGAAGCGGCATTAAAGTCGTTTCCGCTCCCAAGGCCCTAGTGCAGTATCGATTGCGTCAAGACAAACGGGGAATTTTCCGTCAACAGCGAATTCAGCAGTACGCGCGTGTGTTCCTATGGACTCAATACAAGGACACATCGATGAGCGGCCCAAGCATCAAGTACTCGATAACAGAAATATTCAAGTCCCTGCCTCGAGCAATCAATCCAAGCCCGGCAGCTTCAGCCGAGCGGCTCCGAGCTGTACGCATTCTTGGAGGGAACATTGGTGCGGTTCAAGGAATGGCAAAGTATCGAATCCTTGAACCGCTGAAGAACAAAATTCGCCCTCGAAACTAG
- a CDS encoding acetyl/propionyl/methylcrotonyl-CoA carboxylase subunit alpha, whose translation MSSLTKVLIANRGEIAVRVIRAAKDEGIASVAVYADSDRDAPHVRLADEAYALNGTSAAETYLVGEKIIEIAKRSGADAIHPGYGFLSENAEFAQKVLDAGLTWIGPSPDAISTLGDKVAARHIADKVGAPLAPGSPGPVETVEEVLKFVDEFGLPLAIKAAYGGGGRGIKVARTRAEVPELFESAVREAKAAFGRGDCFVERFLDSPRHVETQCLADTQGNVVVISTRDCSLQRRNQKLVEEAPAPFLTPEQRDRLYEASKAILREAQYTGAGTCEFLIGQDGMITFLEVNTRLQVEHPVSEEVTGIDLVREQFRIARGEELGYNDPEVRGHSFEFRLNGEDPGRSFMPTPGTITKLAFPTGPGIRVDSGIEQGDTVSGNFDSMIAKIIVTGRTRNEAAQRARRALNELVVEGMPTVAPFHRAVMADPAFVPTDPDQPFTVHTRWIETEFKNDIAPFSVIEASEAEDAESTRYTVEVGGKRIEVLLPASLTAGSASGPRNGASKPKKRNFGGRRGGSTSGASGDDLKSPMQGTIVKVAVKDGDTVKEGDLILVLEAMKMEQPLTAHKDGVISGLEATVGSTVSAGTTLAVIR comes from the coding sequence ATGTCTTCATTGACTAAAGTTCTGATCGCAAATCGTGGCGAAATTGCTGTTCGTGTTATTCGGGCAGCCAAGGACGAAGGCATCGCCTCAGTCGCCGTCTACGCCGACTCTGACAGAGACGCTCCGCATGTACGTCTTGCCGACGAAGCCTACGCGCTCAACGGCACCTCGGCCGCCGAAACGTACTTGGTGGGGGAAAAGATCATCGAGATTGCCAAGCGCTCGGGCGCGGATGCAATCCACCCGGGATATGGCTTCCTCTCCGAGAACGCTGAGTTTGCGCAAAAGGTTCTGGACGCGGGCCTAACGTGGATTGGACCGTCTCCGGATGCGATCTCCACGCTCGGCGACAAAGTCGCAGCCCGTCATATCGCAGACAAGGTGGGGGCACCTCTTGCGCCTGGCTCCCCCGGTCCTGTGGAGACCGTTGAAGAAGTACTGAAGTTTGTTGACGAGTTCGGCCTGCCACTAGCCATCAAGGCTGCCTACGGAGGCGGCGGACGCGGCATCAAAGTCGCTCGAACCCGTGCCGAAGTACCCGAACTCTTCGAATCCGCTGTCCGCGAAGCCAAAGCAGCCTTCGGACGCGGCGATTGCTTCGTCGAACGATTCCTCGACTCACCGCGCCACGTCGAAACCCAATGTTTGGCAGATACGCAAGGCAACGTCGTCGTAATTTCCACCCGCGACTGCTCACTCCAGCGCCGCAATCAAAAGCTCGTTGAGGAAGCGCCCGCGCCATTCCTCACCCCTGAGCAACGCGATCGCCTCTACGAGGCTTCCAAGGCCATTTTGCGTGAAGCACAATACACCGGCGCTGGAACCTGCGAATTCCTAATTGGCCAAGACGGCATGATCACGTTCCTGGAAGTCAACACCCGCTTGCAAGTCGAGCACCCCGTCAGCGAAGAAGTAACGGGCATCGATCTGGTACGCGAGCAGTTCCGAATCGCCCGCGGCGAAGAGCTGGGATACAACGACCCCGAAGTTCGCGGACACTCTTTCGAGTTCCGCCTCAACGGTGAAGACCCAGGACGCTCCTTCATGCCCACCCCGGGAACCATCACGAAGCTCGCCTTCCCCACGGGACCGGGCATTCGTGTGGATTCAGGTATTGAGCAGGGTGATACCGTCTCCGGAAACTTCGATTCCATGATCGCCAAGATCATCGTCACCGGACGTACCCGCAACGAAGCAGCACAGCGTGCCCGCCGTGCGTTGAACGAGTTGGTAGTGGAAGGGATGCCCACAGTAGCGCCGTTCCACCGCGCCGTGATGGCAGACCCAGCATTCGTGCCGACCGATCCTGATCAGCCGTTCACCGTGCACACGCGGTGGATCGAAACTGAGTTCAAAAACGACATTGCCCCGTTCTCCGTGATCGAAGCCAGCGAGGCTGAGGATGCCGAATCCACGCGTTACACCGTTGAAGTCGGCGGAAAGCGCATTGAAGTGCTCTTGCCAGCTTCATTGACTGCTGGAAGCGCCTCTGGTCCACGCAACGGCGCCTCCAAGCCTAAGAAGCGCAACTTCGGCGGCCGACGCGGTGGCTCAACCTCTGGCGCATCGGGCGACGATCTCAAGTCACCCATGCAGGGAACCATCGTCAAGGTAGCCGTCAAGGACGGTGACACCGTCAAGGAAGGCGATCTGATCCTGGTGCTTGAAGCCATGAAGATGGAGCAGCCGCTGACCGCCCACAAGGACGGAGTCATTTCAGGGCTCGAGGCGACTGTTGGGTCGACGGTGAGTGCCGGAACTACGTTGGCGGTTATTCGCTAG
- a CDS encoding Maf family protein, translating into MTSTAPAVILASTSPARARLLKNALIPFQVQPSSVDEESELARHIEVHGKPSSADEALFLATLKAEAVASETAGALVIGCDSVFEVEGVSYGKPYTIDETVRRWSLMSGKTGILHTGQVVIDTRTNSHRSSRIVSTEVRFANVTPEEALAYAQTGEPLQCAGAFTLDGRGSTFVAGIRGDANAVIGISTAALRDQFLELGYSVPLLTL; encoded by the coding sequence ATGACCTCGACAGCTCCCGCAGTAATCCTTGCCTCAACCAGCCCCGCTAGAGCGCGATTGCTCAAGAACGCTCTGATTCCGTTCCAGGTTCAGCCTTCGTCTGTAGACGAAGAGTCCGAACTGGCACGACACATTGAGGTTCACGGAAAACCTTCATCAGCTGATGAAGCGCTCTTCCTAGCAACTCTGAAAGCGGAAGCTGTGGCATCGGAAACTGCGGGAGCTCTGGTCATTGGATGCGATTCGGTGTTTGAAGTCGAGGGCGTGAGCTACGGAAAGCCCTACACCATCGATGAAACCGTTCGTCGTTGGTCCCTCATGAGCGGCAAGACAGGAATCTTGCATACAGGGCAAGTTGTCATCGATACGCGAACCAACAGCCACCGCAGTTCGCGAATTGTCTCCACCGAAGTTCGGTTTGCCAACGTCACTCCGGAGGAGGCACTAGCATACGCACAAACCGGAGAACCCCTGCAGTGCGCGGGAGCCTTCACGCTCGATGGTCGTGGGTCAACATTCGTGGCAGGCATTCGAGGCGACGCTAACGCAGTGATAGGAATTTCCACAGCTGCGCTTCGCGACCAATTCCTTGAGCTCGGTTATTCAGTTCCGCTGCTGACCTTGTAG